A genome region from Myroides fluvii includes the following:
- a CDS encoding outer membrane beta-barrel family protein, with protein MSTLFCSFFFILLLLGGRCYGQSFTIEGQVVNTKNQPIEFMDVYLTYTSDSNMPQVYTDSLGRFILNAERGIYTLKIDQFGKELWMKTIDLVKDIDLGVLAIDNAVLLEEVTINAIKNFVKYKGDKLLFDIENSPLAKGYNGLEVLRRSPKLQISSDGSIQLRKKEVQVLVNGRKATMGQEDLNHYLESLSSEDIRSIEIQDVAAADAEASNSGGIVNIVLKKEIYGLRGIVKTSGTYYKPRYNNFFGDINLIYGHEKWNVYFTSGVSKNRSKGLYNNQFDYSNSRRQHQYGIFLQDNKSYNFRTGIVFYPNIKHEFGGEFFLRNGKDRLTDYQLLKIYNPTLAIEGETNSLTHDKTAIWYVTINYKYSIDTLGSYLKFIGDYGSNRLNRYNTGNIIYALGQVGDSNFLFDTKAPSIYYTGQVDWLQKLKSNWQLFSGVKFNRIARSNELNSSEKRDQDWQLMPKGIEDFKNTENIVAFYTSIEKSITKHNYLKVGLRGEFTSVTGINKINNEDVKVSYVDLFPSLFYKYSIDNKRFLSLSYRRSINRPSFRDLNPFVIKQSDFLFQKGNPDLTPQYNQRIDLTYGTSKNEFSLFTRFSKDLIQQVYFVKDSTNYVQPLNFGKEYNSGIDHTYSGNITKWLYVNVSSGVYYYSFKSSELKKSRPTCYNYIYLQATLPKSYLIELFSNYDYQSQYRNILGAYQYGLDVTVQKKMVGDQLIAKLYITDLLNTRRDKNRSTYTDFTFDFYQKRLTRGVTFSIQYTFNNQGKTKYSNVQSDNQSRNRL; from the coding sequence ATGTCTACATTATTCTGTTCCTTTTTTTTCATTTTATTGTTGCTTGGAGGTAGATGCTATGGCCAATCGTTTACCATAGAAGGACAAGTGGTAAATACGAAAAATCAACCAATCGAATTTATGGATGTGTACCTTACCTATACCTCTGATTCTAATATGCCTCAGGTGTATACGGATAGTTTGGGACGTTTTATTCTAAATGCCGAAAGGGGAATTTACACCTTAAAAATAGATCAGTTTGGAAAGGAACTTTGGATGAAAACGATTGATTTAGTAAAAGATATAGATTTAGGTGTTTTAGCAATTGATAATGCTGTGCTATTGGAAGAAGTGACGATCAATGCGATTAAGAATTTTGTGAAGTATAAAGGTGATAAACTTCTTTTCGATATAGAAAACAGCCCTTTGGCTAAAGGATATAATGGATTAGAGGTTCTTCGGAGGAGTCCTAAACTTCAAATTAGCAGTGATGGCTCCATACAATTGAGGAAAAAAGAAGTACAGGTTTTAGTAAATGGTCGAAAGGCTACGATGGGCCAAGAAGATTTGAATCACTATTTAGAGAGTTTGAGCTCTGAGGATATTAGAAGCATAGAGATTCAAGATGTAGCAGCGGCAGATGCAGAAGCTTCAAATAGCGGTGGAATAGTGAATATAGTACTAAAAAAAGAAATTTATGGTCTTAGAGGGATTGTAAAAACGAGTGGAACTTATTATAAACCAAGATATAATAATTTTTTTGGAGACATTAATTTAATCTACGGGCATGAAAAATGGAATGTCTATTTTACCTCAGGTGTTAGCAAAAATAGATCAAAAGGACTATACAACAATCAATTCGATTATAGCAATTCACGACGACAGCACCAATATGGAATTTTTTTACAGGACAACAAATCGTACAATTTTAGAACAGGGATTGTGTTTTATCCGAATATAAAGCACGAGTTTGGCGGGGAGTTTTTCTTAAGGAATGGAAAAGACAGGTTGACAGATTATCAATTACTTAAAATTTACAATCCCACTTTAGCAATTGAGGGAGAAACTAATTCGTTAACCCATGATAAAACAGCTATTTGGTACGTTACAATTAATTACAAGTATAGCATAGATACCCTTGGAAGTTACCTCAAGTTTATTGGCGATTATGGTAGTAATAGATTGAATCGTTATAATACGGGGAATATTATCTATGCTCTAGGTCAGGTGGGAGACAGCAATTTTTTGTTCGATACGAAGGCTCCATCCATTTACTATACAGGGCAAGTTGACTGGTTACAAAAGTTGAAATCAAATTGGCAACTGTTTTCAGGTGTTAAATTCAATCGAATAGCACGCAGTAATGAATTGAATAGTTCAGAAAAGAGGGACCAAGATTGGCAATTGATGCCAAAGGGTATTGAAGATTTTAAAAACACAGAAAATATTGTTGCGTTTTATACCTCAATAGAGAAATCGATTACTAAACACAATTATTTAAAAGTTGGTCTAAGAGGAGAATTTACATCAGTAACAGGGATAAATAAGATAAACAATGAAGATGTTAAGGTGAGTTACGTTGATTTATTTCCCTCTCTTTTCTATAAGTATAGTATAGATAATAAACGTTTTTTGTCGTTATCCTATCGTCGAAGTATTAATCGACCTTCATTCAGAGATTTAAACCCCTTTGTTATAAAACAGAGTGATTTTTTATTTCAAAAGGGAAATCCAGATCTAACTCCACAATATAATCAACGAATCGATCTTACATATGGAACAAGTAAAAATGAATTTTCTCTGTTTACTAGATTTTCAAAAGACCTTATACAACAAGTATATTTTGTAAAAGACAGTACTAATTATGTGCAACCACTGAATTTTGGTAAAGAATACAATAGTGGCATTGATCATACCTATTCAGGAAATATCACTAAATGGCTCTATGTAAATGTTTCGTCAGGGGTGTATTATTATAGTTTTAAATCAAGTGAATTAAAAAAATCTCGCCCAACATGCTATAACTATATCTATTTACAAGCTACGCTTCCTAAAAGTTACCTAATTGAATTATTTAGTAACTATGATTACCAATCACAGTATAGAAACATACTGGGGGCTTATCAATATGGATTAGATGTGACTGTTCAGAAAAAGATGGTAGGTGATCAGTTAATTGCTAAACTTTATATCACAGATTTATTAAATACGCGTAGAGATAAAAATCGTTCTACTTATACTGATTTTACGTTTGATTTTTATCAGAAACGATTAACAAGAGGAGTTACGTTTTCTATCCAATACACTTTTAATAATCAAGGTAAAACGAAATACTCCAATGTGCAATCTGACAATCAAAGTAGAAACAGACTATGA
- a CDS encoding outer membrane beta-barrel family protein, whose amino-acid sequence MYKILLNYFFILLLLGDGVSYSQSFRIVGQVVNATTQPVEFMDVYLTTSTASNMPHTYTDSLGNFTLQAVRGSYTLTLAEFGKEKYSQVITLTQDLNLGQLTVDEGVMLDSITITAKKKLIERKVDRLVFHVENSVVSQGGNVLDVLNIAPNISVRNNQIIIIGKSELSVMINNKMLKLSGDDLLGYLKNIKSEDISTIEVITNPPANYEAEGNSGIININLKRETQKDWYVDLGAFFKQSKYSQVGQTLIVAYTKKAISFYGSINHNDGLYFNRTEDTTIYYSDKMYRSLSEMKYDYRANNAINLGLDYELNKKTTIGIQYLVTDNTIKGEEKNDTYIENEEKYLLQTLSTTNIEKRNGSLNFYSTYKIDSIGSKAMLNVDYFNYSSNNSRSFITKQYDDFIHYVSGNDYQAENGSKQDIKNYATQLDIEQKLNGVDISYGAKFSHTQNNSQSRFQALNSEMLALKDGTNDGTNDDFTYAESIAAVYISGSKKIGKHLEITAGLRVERTNTKGNSTTLSQTNNNLYTKLFPTVYFMYKLNEFHAFSLNYGRRINRPSYSILNPFVRYINQTTTSEGNPFLQPYQTDNYELNYNYKNNWNTTVYLSTSNNIFNQVNYITNDNINSITKYENFYNQFTWGITENYRFNPFHFMESVLAATIYNKQIKSSLPQTLQSYQSWSAFFQLGNEIFLTKNKNWVIVMNYWAQLSEYESIYKRKALSSFDVGFKAVFLNQSLVLSMYGADLLRTAKMDNVSNFNGIVNHAKNYEDRQFIRIAVNYTLGKSSFRSNENKPSNEEEKNRSN is encoded by the coding sequence ATGTATAAAATACTCCTTAATTACTTTTTTATACTATTGCTTTTAGGTGATGGTGTGAGTTATAGTCAATCCTTTCGTATAGTAGGACAGGTAGTCAATGCAACGACTCAGCCGGTTGAATTCATGGATGTCTATCTCACTACTAGCACAGCATCCAATATGCCTCATACCTATACCGATAGTTTAGGGAATTTTACGTTACAAGCTGTAAGGGGAAGCTATACGTTGACACTCGCTGAATTTGGCAAAGAGAAATACAGTCAAGTTATCACGTTAACCCAAGATCTCAACTTAGGGCAACTCACAGTAGATGAAGGTGTAATGTTAGACAGTATTACCATTACAGCCAAGAAAAAGCTGATTGAACGCAAAGTCGATCGCTTGGTTTTTCACGTGGAGAATTCTGTTGTATCTCAAGGAGGGAATGTTTTAGATGTTTTGAATATAGCCCCAAATATTAGTGTTAGAAATAATCAAATTATAATAATAGGTAAAAGCGAGTTGTCTGTAATGATTAACAATAAAATGTTGAAATTGTCTGGAGATGATCTCCTGGGGTATTTGAAAAATATAAAATCAGAAGACATCTCAACGATTGAAGTTATAACTAATCCACCCGCAAATTACGAAGCTGAAGGTAATAGTGGTATCATCAATATTAATTTAAAAAGAGAAACACAAAAGGATTGGTATGTAGATCTAGGTGCGTTTTTTAAGCAATCTAAATACAGCCAAGTAGGGCAAACGCTAATAGTAGCTTATACTAAAAAAGCAATTTCTTTCTATGGAAGTATCAATCATAATGATGGATTATATTTTAATAGAACGGAAGACACGACGATTTATTATAGCGATAAAATGTATCGTTCTTTAAGTGAAATGAAGTATGATTATCGAGCTAATAATGCTATAAACCTAGGTTTAGATTATGAATTAAATAAAAAGACTACAATTGGTATTCAATATTTAGTTACCGATAACACAATTAAAGGAGAGGAGAAAAATGACACCTATATAGAGAATGAAGAAAAATATCTTTTGCAAACGCTATCTACAACTAATATCGAAAAACGCAATGGGAGTTTAAATTTTTACTCTACTTATAAAATAGACTCCATAGGTAGTAAAGCAATGTTAAATGTTGATTATTTCAATTACAGTAGTAATAATTCACGATCTTTTATAACCAAACAGTATGATGATTTTATCCATTATGTTTCTGGAAATGATTATCAAGCAGAAAATGGGAGTAAGCAGGATATTAAAAACTATGCTACTCAACTTGATATAGAACAAAAACTAAATGGAGTAGATATTTCTTACGGCGCAAAGTTTTCTCATACTCAAAATAATAGTCAAAGTAGATTTCAAGCGTTGAATTCAGAAATGTTGGCTTTAAAAGATGGAACAAATGATGGAACAAATGATGATTTTACTTATGCTGAATCCATAGCAGCTGTCTATATCTCAGGAAGCAAAAAGATAGGAAAACATTTAGAAATTACGGCAGGATTACGCGTGGAACGCACAAATACAAAAGGAAATTCTACTACACTGAGTCAGACGAATAACAACCTGTATACTAAATTATTTCCAACGGTTTACTTCATGTATAAATTAAATGAGTTCCATGCTTTTAGCCTAAATTATGGTAGACGAATTAATAGACCCTCTTATTCTATTTTAAATCCCTTTGTTCGGTATATTAATCAAACGACGACATCCGAAGGAAATCCCTTTTTACAACCGTATCAAACAGATAATTATGAGCTCAATTATAATTATAAAAACAATTGGAATACAACAGTTTATCTAAGTACTTCCAACAATATATTTAATCAAGTCAATTATATCACCAACGACAACATTAATTCTATAACAAAATATGAGAATTTTTATAATCAATTCACATGGGGAATTACTGAAAACTATAGATTTAATCCCTTCCATTTTATGGAAAGTGTTCTTGCAGCAACTATTTATAACAAACAAATAAAATCTTCTTTACCCCAAACTTTACAATCCTATCAAAGTTGGAGTGCTTTTTTTCAATTGGGAAATGAAATCTTTCTCACCAAAAATAAAAACTGGGTAATAGTTATGAATTATTGGGCTCAATTGTCTGAATATGAAAGTATATATAAAAGAAAAGCGCTGTCTTCATTTGATGTTGGTTTTAAAGCAGTGTTTCTAAACCAAAGCTTAGTGCTGTCTATGTATGGAGCGGACTTATTGCGGACAGCAAAAATGGATAATGTGTCAAATTTTAATGGGATTGTTAATCATGCTAAGAATTATGAAGATAGACAGTTTATAAGAATTGCTGTAAACTATACGCTAGGTAAAAGTTCCTTTAGAAGCAATGAAAATAAACCGAGTAACGAGGAGGAAAAAAACAGATCAAATTGA
- a CDS encoding radical SAM/SPASM domain-containing protein → MENRNRRIIFNPAYVLFPDEGRTLLLSKETLRISLYSIPEVFTFIHPLYAVILNFFTGDQNFYKTIKAISDFLNIDEIVVNNFVLNIIDNKEQFFIELDNTIMFFPINCLIDVKEDKTRARLDHNLFNYDKLNLIHKRTVFPVDITLMLTTECATDCIYCYADIRKKIKCDISFEKIVALIYEAKQHNSRSFEIIGGEFLYYPKWKELLVELKKNGYNSFLSTKVPITQKIVNDLKSIDVKDIQISLDSQNNGVLIKTLKVHKNYLNKMKNSLKNIDEAGIKIYIHSIINKYNGQLDDIQEMYSFIKELKNVHSWKLDPAGPSIYLDYEYSEFKPHKEKIVSIYNYLSSLNESWINISGLKVSESQKISYEQKKENFKNRGICSANNSQLFILPDGNVTICEELYWNNHFLIGNVKEQSIQEIWNSTSALVLKSIPQDELKPDSPCKTCEEYEECKLSMKQICWRETVKAYGEDKWYYPDVKCPKAPKPFFDLDF, encoded by the coding sequence ATGGAAAATCGAAATAGAAGAATCATCTTCAATCCCGCGTATGTGTTATTTCCTGATGAAGGACGAACCTTACTCTTAAGTAAAGAGACCCTTAGAATATCTTTATATTCTATTCCTGAAGTATTTACATTTATTCATCCTCTTTATGCTGTTATTCTAAATTTTTTCACTGGAGATCAGAATTTTTATAAAACAATAAAAGCTATATCTGATTTTTTGAATATTGACGAAATAGTTGTGAATAATTTTGTACTAAATATTATTGATAATAAAGAACAATTTTTTATTGAATTAGATAATACTATAATGTTTTTTCCAATAAACTGTTTAATAGATGTCAAAGAAGATAAAACAAGAGCCAGATTAGATCATAATCTATTTAACTATGATAAATTGAATTTAATTCACAAAAGAACTGTGTTCCCTGTGGATATTACCTTAATGTTGACAACTGAATGTGCTACAGATTGTATCTATTGCTATGCTGATATAAGAAAGAAAATTAAATGTGATATAAGTTTTGAAAAGATTGTGGCATTAATTTATGAGGCGAAACAACATAATTCTAGAAGCTTTGAAATAATTGGTGGAGAATTTTTGTATTACCCCAAATGGAAAGAGTTGCTTGTTGAATTAAAAAAGAATGGTTATAATTCTTTTTTATCAACTAAAGTGCCTATAACTCAAAAAATAGTTAATGATTTAAAAAGTATAGATGTAAAGGATATTCAAATCTCACTTGATTCTCAAAATAATGGTGTCCTTATTAAAACGCTTAAGGTTCACAAAAATTACCTTAATAAAATGAAGAATTCTTTAAAAAATATTGATGAAGCAGGGATTAAAATATATATACACAGCATTATAAATAAATACAATGGACAATTGGATGATATACAAGAGATGTATTCTTTTATTAAAGAACTTAAAAATGTTCATTCTTGGAAACTTGATCCAGCTGGTCCTTCCATTTATTTAGATTATGAGTATTCTGAATTTAAACCTCACAAAGAAAAAATCGTTTCTATATATAATTATTTATCATCATTGAATGAAAGCTGGATAAATATTTCTGGCTTAAAAGTGTCTGAATCGCAGAAAATAAGTTATGAACAAAAAAAAGAGAATTTCAAAAATAGAGGTATATGTTCAGCTAATAATTCACAACTATTTATTCTTCCAGACGGTAATGTTACTATTTGTGAGGAACTGTATTGGAATAATCATTTTTTAATTGGAAATGTGAAGGAACAATCGATTCAAGAAATTTGGAATTCAACAAGTGCACTAGTATTAAAAAGCATTCCACAAGATGAATTAAAACCTGATAGTCCTTGTAAAACTTGTGAGGAATATGAGGAGTGTAAGCTTTCTATGAAGCAGATATGTTGGAGAGAGACTGTTAAAGCATATGGAGAGGATAAATGGTATTATCCAGATGTAAAATGCCCAAAAGCACCTAAACCATTTTTTGATCTTGATTTTTAG
- a CDS encoding peptidase domain-containing ABC transporter, protein MNFTPQHDQMDCGPACLAMIAEYYGKEVDIQYIREQCFISREGVSLLGISLAAEKIGLKTKAVKIKVQEIEQALLPCILHWNQNHFVVLYKISTTLFSKQRKYKIADPGYGLIALSQEKFEKSWLADGERGVTLLLTPTKSFSDQSIPKPQKQTVHYLLNYLKPFRKQVLQLIGLLLLGTLTMLFFPFLTQQLIDEGVNKSNLSVITYVLMAQLAFFLGNIVFSVGRNWIMLIMGTKINIQIISDFLKKLLQLPIAFFDTKLMGDFNQRIQDHERIEQFLTSDSLLTVFSMLTFSVFFGVLWYYDIQILMVYMSLTLLSIGWSLYWLKKRKMLDYFRFQQRSENQEAIYEMIHGVSEMKLNQLEETKRIEWEAIQQKLFVINRRILKVDQLQLSGFECINQLKNIVVTFLAAYLVVHQKMSLGALLSVSYIIGQMNSPINQLISFFRSLQDAKLSLTRLNEVQQHPIEEQESLKPLTVTKEKQENVATRGIHLNNVSFQYEGPKSPYVLKNLHLFFPEGKVTAIVGASGSGKTTLMKLLLRFYEPTQGSIQYNTEDLSTLSPKSIRENAGVVMQDGYIFSDTIARNIATSDPAFSESKLAYAAQIANIESFISELPLGYQTKIGAVGNGISGGQKQRLLIARAVYKNPQYLFFDEATSALDAENEKVIHDNLQAFFKGKTVLIIAHRLSTVKKADHIVVLKHGQCIEEGNHQTLAAKKGAYYNLVKNQLELGS, encoded by the coding sequence ATGAATTTCACCCCCCAACACGACCAAATGGATTGCGGTCCCGCTTGTTTGGCGATGATAGCTGAGTATTACGGCAAAGAAGTTGATATACAATACATCCGAGAACAGTGTTTCATTTCGAGAGAAGGAGTTTCCTTATTGGGGATTAGTTTGGCTGCCGAGAAAATAGGATTAAAAACAAAGGCAGTAAAAATTAAAGTACAAGAGATAGAACAAGCATTGCTACCTTGTATCTTACATTGGAATCAAAATCACTTTGTTGTGCTCTATAAAATTTCGACTACTTTATTTTCCAAACAAAGAAAATATAAAATTGCAGATCCAGGCTATGGATTGATTGCCTTATCCCAAGAGAAATTTGAAAAATCGTGGTTAGCTGATGGAGAGCGAGGGGTTACTTTGCTATTGACACCGACAAAATCCTTTTCCGATCAGTCTATACCCAAACCCCAAAAGCAAACGGTTCACTATTTGCTCAACTACCTCAAACCCTTTCGCAAACAAGTGCTACAATTAATAGGATTGTTACTTTTAGGTACCTTGACGATGTTGTTTTTTCCCTTTTTAACGCAACAGCTTATAGATGAAGGAGTCAATAAATCTAATTTATCTGTTATAACGTATGTATTGATGGCTCAACTTGCCTTTTTTCTGGGTAATATTGTGTTTAGTGTAGGTAGAAATTGGATTATGTTGATCATGGGAACCAAAATCAACATTCAAATTATTTCTGATTTTTTAAAGAAATTATTGCAATTACCCATTGCGTTTTTTGATACCAAATTGATGGGCGATTTTAATCAACGTATTCAAGATCACGAGAGGATTGAACAGTTTTTAACTTCAGATAGTTTGCTTACCGTATTTTCAATGCTTACCTTTTCTGTTTTTTTTGGTGTATTGTGGTATTACGATATCCAGATTCTAATGGTGTATATGAGTCTAACGCTTCTTTCTATTGGTTGGTCTTTGTATTGGCTGAAAAAAAGAAAAATGTTAGACTATTTTCGCTTTCAACAGCGCAGTGAAAATCAAGAAGCAATTTATGAAATGATTCATGGTGTTTCAGAAATGAAATTAAATCAATTGGAAGAGACCAAGCGAATAGAGTGGGAAGCAATACAGCAAAAACTTTTTGTTATTAATAGAAGGATTTTAAAAGTAGATCAATTGCAACTCTCTGGATTTGAATGTATCAATCAATTGAAAAATATCGTTGTAACCTTTCTTGCGGCTTATTTAGTGGTGCATCAAAAAATGTCCTTAGGTGCTTTACTAAGTGTTTCTTATATCATCGGTCAGATGAATAGTCCCATAAATCAACTCATCTCTTTTTTTCGATCACTCCAAGATGCAAAGTTGAGTTTAACTCGATTAAATGAAGTACAACAGCATCCCATCGAGGAGCAAGAGTCCTTAAAACCATTAACTGTTACAAAAGAGAAACAAGAAAACGTTGCAACTCGTGGGATTCATTTAAACAACGTATCTTTTCAATATGAAGGCCCCAAATCGCCTTATGTGTTAAAAAATCTTCATTTGTTCTTTCCAGAAGGTAAGGTCACTGCTATTGTAGGGGCTAGTGGAAGTGGTAAAACAACACTGATGAAGTTGCTTTTGCGATTTTATGAACCCACTCAAGGGAGTATTCAGTATAATACAGAAGACCTATCAACCTTATCGCCAAAAAGCATCAGAGAAAATGCAGGGGTAGTCATGCAAGACGGCTATATTTTTTCGGATACCATTGCACGAAATATTGCAACAAGTGATCCAGCATTTAGCGAATCCAAATTAGCTTACGCTGCTCAAATAGCCAATATAGAATCATTTATATCTGAATTGCCTTTGGGATATCAAACCAAAATTGGTGCCGTGGGCAATGGTATTTCAGGAGGACAGAAGCAACGCCTTTTAATTGCACGTGCAGTCTATAAAAATCCACAGTACCTCTTCTTTGATGAGGCGACTTCAGCTTTGGATGCGGAAAATGAAAAAGTCATTCACGATAATCTACAGGCTTTTTTTAAAGGAAAAACCGTATTGATTATTGCCCATCGATTATCCACTGTAAAAAAAGCGGATCACATCGTCGTGTTGAAACACGGACAATGCATAGAAGAAGGAAACCACCAAACCTTAGCCGCTAAAAAAGGAGCATACTACAACCTAGTGAAAAATCAACTAGAATTAGGGAGTTGA
- a CDS encoding HutD family protein has protein sequence MHIEFRSKESVTASQWTGGQTRAYTIYPQEAVYGDRNFAFRISSATIETIPSEFTKFEGYHRYLAMLDGKLQLTINGVDKQYENHELFAFKSTDTITSYTQGTDFNLMLRDDIVDEVVAVRDQPFQTHQPFIMLFALAKGEVGINTQSFEVQPWDCIMITNEEGLLVEVQLDQQTLVGYWSIPK, from the coding sequence ATGCATATTGAATTTAGATCAAAAGAAAGCGTAACGGCTAGTCAATGGACAGGCGGACAGACCAGAGCATATACCATTTATCCTCAAGAAGCTGTTTATGGCGATCGAAATTTTGCCTTTCGAATCAGCAGTGCTACCATTGAAACGATTCCCTCCGAATTTACCAAATTTGAAGGCTATCACCGCTATTTAGCCATGCTGGATGGCAAGCTCCAATTGACCATCAATGGAGTGGATAAACAGTATGAAAATCACGAGCTATTTGCTTTTAAATCAACGGATACCATTACTTCTTATACGCAAGGGACTGATTTTAATTTGATGTTGAGAGATGACATTGTCGATGAGGTAGTTGCTGTGCGTGATCAACCCTTTCAAACCCATCAACCGTTTATTATGCTATTTGCATTAGCGAAGGGAGAAGTTGGGATTAATACCCAATCTTTTGAAGTACAACCTTGGGATTGTATCATGATTACCAATGAGGAAGGTCTGCTAGTGGAAGTACAATTGGATCAACAGACCCTTGTAGGTTATTGGTCGATCCCAAAATAA
- a CDS encoding SMI1/KNR4 family protein, with amino-acid sequence MEIQLSRIKEKLTGIQKYDKGLVVFGADSHGYQVGACVSIEEVAVLEQKYNIQLPEAYVAFVTQIGNGNSNENAYRESAAGPYYGIYPLGGGLEDLSMEDGEQFLSYPCLLDPDMCNDVWNRRVKEYNNTQQTRADYLKHTAALFGGLLPIGTQGDAAITCLVLNGKHKGRIVYLHDTYLSDFAHESNLLAWYERWLDELISGELVRDGGEDFGYALGGSNESLWLAYQESRTEKGQLLYLRTLLTRSTVSKEILDEIVEAIPKTANQVKLSLISIVAAKKFHVAIPFLEEQIEDNLLFVLQHIHWYAEDKAYWLPMLEYYKDKIDEIETYRFYTYIAAKATPDFGNLVLSKLTSPLVTMRQQTIFILGKLENRQAYASYFITALEDEDYYVVLYSIQALKGVKDERLPQAYAVVYQKYKNRAEDYYIIENLKHRLEEMQLTLEDLQA; translated from the coding sequence GTGGAGATACAACTAAGTAGAATCAAAGAGAAATTAACTGGCATCCAAAAATACGATAAAGGTCTTGTTGTATTTGGAGCTGATTCCCATGGCTATCAAGTAGGTGCCTGTGTGAGTATAGAGGAAGTTGCTGTTTTGGAACAAAAGTACAATATTCAATTACCCGAAGCTTATGTTGCATTTGTGACTCAAATCGGAAATGGCAATTCAAATGAAAATGCATATAGGGAGAGTGCGGCTGGACCTTATTACGGGATTTATCCGTTAGGAGGAGGATTAGAAGATTTAAGCATGGAAGATGGGGAACAATTCCTGTCTTATCCTTGTTTATTAGATCCAGATATGTGTAATGATGTTTGGAATAGACGAGTAAAAGAATACAATAACACACAACAAACAAGAGCAGACTATCTTAAGCATACTGCTGCTTTATTTGGTGGATTATTGCCAATTGGAACACAAGGAGATGCCGCTATAACTTGCTTGGTTTTGAATGGAAAACACAAGGGGAGAATCGTTTACCTCCATGATACTTATTTGTCCGATTTTGCACATGAATCGAATCTCTTAGCTTGGTATGAACGTTGGTTGGACGAGCTTATATCAGGGGAATTAGTCAGGGATGGTGGTGAAGATTTTGGCTATGCTTTAGGAGGATCGAATGAGTCACTTTGGCTTGCTTATCAGGAAAGTAGAACAGAAAAAGGACAGCTCCTTTATCTGCGTACTTTGTTAACAAGAAGTACGGTTAGTAAAGAAATCTTAGATGAGATAGTAGAAGCGATTCCAAAGACAGCTAATCAAGTAAAGTTGAGTTTAATTTCAATTGTAGCAGCAAAAAAATTCCATGTGGCTATTCCTTTTTTGGAAGAACAGATCGAAGACAATTTGTTGTTTGTGTTGCAGCATATTCACTGGTATGCTGAGGATAAAGCGTATTGGTTGCCCATGCTGGAATATTATAAAGATAAGATTGATGAAATAGAAACGTATCGTTTTTATACCTATATAGCGGCAAAGGCTACACCTGACTTTGGTAATTTAGTACTTTCTAAACTTACTTCACCCTTGGTTACTATGCGACAGCAAACTATTTTCATTTTGGGGAAATTGGAAAATAGACAAGCCTATGCATCCTATTTCATTACTGCATTAGAAGACGAAGATTACTATGTAGTACTCTATAGTATACAAGCACTTAAAGGAGTAAAGGATGAACGATTGCCACAAGCGTATGCAGTAGTGTATCAAAAGTATAAAAATAGAGCGGAGGATTATTATATCATAGAGAATCTAAAACATCGTTTAGAGGAGATGCAGCTAACACTAGAAGATTTACAAGCCTAA
- a CDS encoding RNA 2'-phosphotransferase, producing the protein MEEARKKSIGKFLSLILRHEPSNIGIQLDANGWADIDELIQKCGKHRVSFTRSELDEVVATNNKKRYSFNEDQTKIRANQGHSIVVDLEFSPEDPPLFLYHGTANRFLSSIYREGIKKMSRQHVHLSRDKATATAVGSRHGSVIVLTILAGKMKEDGLLFYCSANGVWLTDYIDPKYISK; encoded by the coding sequence ATGGAAGAAGCAAGAAAGAAAAGTATAGGAAAGTTTTTGTCTTTAATTTTACGACATGAACCCAGTAACATAGGTATTCAGTTGGATGCCAACGGTTGGGCAGATATTGACGAATTAATTCAAAAATGTGGAAAACATCGCGTTTCTTTTACCCGAAGTGAATTGGATGAGGTTGTAGCGACAAACAATAAGAAAAGATATTCATTTAACGAGGACCAAACAAAAATACGCGCCAATCAAGGACATTCAATTGTGGTGGATTTGGAGTTTTCTCCCGAAGATCCTCCATTGTTTTTATATCATGGAACAGCCAATCGTTTTTTATCGTCTATTTACAGGGAAGGCATCAAAAAAATGAGTCGCCAACACGTGCATTTGAGTCGAGATAAAGCAACAGCAACAGCCGTAGGTTCCCGTCATGGTAGCGTAATAGTCCTAACTATTTTAGCTGGAAAAATGAAGGAAGATGGTTTGCTGTTTTATTGTTCCGCTAATGGCGTTTGGTTAACCGATTATATTGATCCAAAGTATATTTCTAAATAG